One segment of Rickettsiales bacterium Ac37b DNA contains the following:
- the ubiA gene encoding 4-hydroxybenzoate octaprenyltransferase, with protein MYNNINAQIDKYYRLFRLHQPAGIAPLLWPGIWAITFASNHLPDIKLLIVFIVGSIIMRAAGCILNDIADRDFDSLVTRTCKRPLACGEISIWQAFGAFIILVILSFILILLTLNKYAILIAISSIIPVIIYPFMKRVTYWPQAFLGITFNWGVLVGWVAVQQQFTFNTFILYITCICWTLGYDTIYAHQDKVDDILVGIKSTAIRFGENTKKWLTLFYSCVAGGLVSVGYLSNMHYIYYIGFIPIIYHLYWQIATLDINDAYDCRLKFISNIGFGLIVFTTILCGKIYGYAYY; from the coding sequence ATGTATAATAATATTAATGCGCAAATAGATAAATATTACAGGCTATTTAGGCTACATCAGCCTGCAGGTATAGCTCCTCTACTCTGGCCTGGTATATGGGCCATAACTTTTGCATCAAATCATTTACCTGATATCAAGCTATTAATAGTATTTATAGTTGGCAGTATTATAATGCGTGCAGCTGGATGTATTCTTAATGATATTGCGGATAGAGATTTTGATTCTTTAGTTACACGTACATGTAAGCGTCCTCTTGCTTGTGGTGAAATATCTATATGGCAGGCGTTTGGTGCATTTATTATTTTAGTGATCTTATCTTTTATTCTTATTTTATTGACGTTAAATAAATACGCTATTTTGATAGCAATTTCTTCTATTATACCTGTGATAATCTATCCTTTTATGAAAAGAGTTACCTATTGGCCCCAAGCTTTTTTAGGAATAACCTTCAATTGGGGTGTATTAGTAGGGTGGGTAGCTGTACAACAACAGTTTACTTTCAATACATTTATATTATATATAACATGTATATGTTGGACTTTGGGTTATGATACAATTTATGCCCATCAAGATAAGGTAGATGATATATTAGTAGGAATAAAATCAACAGCTATAAGATTTGGTGAGAATACAAAAAAATGGCTTACATTATTTTATTCTTGTGTGGCAGGGGGTTTAGTAAGTGTTGGTTATTTATCTAATATGCACTATATTTATTATATAGGATTTATACCAATCATTTATCATTTATATTGGCAGATAGCAACTTTAGATATTAATGATGCATATGATTGTAGATTAAAATTTATTTCCAATATTGGCTTTGGTTTAATAGTTTTTACTACAATTCTTTGTGGAAAAATATATGGTTACGCTTATTACTAG
- the algC gene encoding Phosphomannomutase/phosphoglucomutase: MYDVKCFKAYDIRGRVPEELNEELAYNVGYAYSKVFQPRTVVVGYDVRLESNALANAVIKGLNHAHTNVINIGLCGTEEVYFHTFNRYSEGVGGGIMITASHNPKGYNGMKLVREQSKPISGDDGLFDILDYIRKFPQIMAWHDIDKSYNLNNDYNKTSYIEHLLTYINYNNLKPLKIVVNPGNSSAGVVIKLLQRYLPFEFIYIHDEPDGNFPNGVPNPLLPENRLVTSEAIKLHKADLGVAWDGDFDRCFLFDEKGEFIEGYYIVGLLAEVFLKKFPKEKIIHDPRLYWNTVDIANNFGGQAIQSKTGHAFIKASMRNENAIYGGEMSAHHYFRDFAYCDSGMIPWLLISELISMRNISLAQLVAEQINHYPCSGEMNYTVHNKNFLFAKILEYFEKFNPKIDYTDGLSLEFDDWRFNIRGSNTEPLVRLNIETRGDKVIIDSYKSIIESIIENYGSNILAVS, encoded by the coding sequence ATGTATGATGTAAAATGTTTTAAAGCATACGATATTAGGGGACGTGTGCCTGAAGAGCTAAATGAAGAGTTAGCTTATAATGTAGGATATGCGTATAGTAAAGTTTTTCAACCGAGAACAGTGGTAGTAGGTTATGATGTACGCTTAGAAAGTAATGCGCTTGCTAATGCGGTTATAAAAGGTTTAAATCACGCGCATACAAATGTAATTAATATAGGGTTATGTGGTACAGAAGAGGTATATTTTCATACATTTAACCGTTATTCAGAAGGTGTAGGAGGGGGAATTATGATTACTGCTAGTCATAATCCTAAAGGTTATAATGGTATGAAATTGGTACGTGAACAGAGTAAGCCTATTTCTGGAGACGATGGTTTATTTGATATTTTGGACTATATACGCAAATTTCCTCAAATTATGGCGTGGCATGACATTGATAAATCATATAATCTTAATAATGATTATAATAAAACAAGCTATATAGAACATCTATTAACATATATAAACTATAATAATCTTAAGCCTTTAAAAATAGTAGTAAATCCTGGTAATAGTTCAGCGGGGGTAGTGATAAAGTTGTTACAACGCTATTTGCCTTTTGAATTCATATATATACATGATGAGCCAGATGGTAACTTTCCAAATGGGGTTCCTAACCCTTTATTGCCTGAAAATAGACTTGTAACCTCAGAAGCTATAAAGTTGCATAAAGCTGATCTAGGAGTAGCTTGGGATGGTGATTTTGATCGTTGTTTTTTATTTGATGAAAAAGGAGAATTTATTGAGGGATATTATATAGTTGGATTACTTGCAGAGGTATTTTTAAAAAAATTTCCTAAAGAAAAAATTATACATGACCCAAGATTGTATTGGAATACAGTTGATATTGCTAATAACTTTGGAGGACAAGCTATACAAAGTAAAACTGGTCATGCCTTTATCAAAGCTAGTATGAGAAATGAAAATGCAATTTATGGTGGGGAAATGAGTGCTCATCATTATTTTCGAGATTTTGCGTATTGTGATAGTGGTATGATACCATGGTTATTGATTTCAGAACTTATTAGTATGCGTAATATATCATTAGCTCAACTAGTAGCGGAACAAATTAACCATTACCCTTGTAGTGGTGAAATGAATTATACTGTACATAATAAAAATTTCTTATTTGCAAAAATTTTAGAGTATTTTGAAAAATTTAATCCTAAAATAGATTATACAGATGGTTTAAGCTTAGAATTTGATGATTGGCGTTTCAATATTCGTGGATCTAATACAGAACCCTTAGTAAGATTAAATATAGAAACACGCGGTGATAAGGTAATTATAGACTCCTATAAAAGCATCATAGAGAGCATTATAGAAAACTATGGATCTAATATATTAGCTGTTTCTTAA
- the ccmH gene encoding Cytochrome c-type biogenesis protein CcmH precursor, with the protein MRLLYMIFIITIYTNITYASNYDTAKEMFKSIRCIVCASQSIDESNAEFAQSLRTLIINKLNQGQSQEEIKEYLVSRYGEFILFATPFNKYTMLLWITPMIFLIIGLYTIFIRFKK; encoded by the coding sequence ATGCGTTTATTATATATGATATTTATTATTACAATTTACACCAATATTACCTATGCTAGTAACTATGATACTGCAAAAGAAATGTTTAAATCTATACGTTGTATAGTATGCGCAAGCCAATCTATAGACGAATCTAATGCAGAATTTGCACAAAGCTTACGTACCCTTATTATAAATAAGCTAAATCAAGGCCAATCTCAAGAAGAAATTAAGGAGTATTTAGTCTCAAGATATGGAGAATTTATACTATTTGCTACCCCTTTTAACAAATATACTATGTTATTATGGATCACGCCTATGATATTTTTAATCATAGGTTTATATACCATTTTTATAAGGTTCAAGAAATGA
- a CDS encoding uroporphyrinogen-III synthase, protein MVTLITRPKAEAELLQQKLHSMNIYSVIESLFTVVHIHVDINDLNNILGTNKLQFIIFTSINAIKAFAELSNIRDILVLTVGSSTARQAKTIGFKQVITVNKDATELLHYIRRNFIPSKGMVLYPHGKIISLDIMAILKKDGFDVRDRVVYDTLPVKCLSNHLIDMINSRYITSALFFSAETARIFISLVRQADIGQMFNSITAFSLSANITKILESLPWKSIYTSSRPTENSLLQLLEDKL, encoded by the coding sequence ATGGTTACGCTTATTACTAGACCTAAAGCAGAGGCTGAATTATTGCAACAAAAGCTGCATAGTATGAACATTTACAGTGTCATAGAGTCTTTATTTACCGTGGTACATATTCATGTAGATATAAATGATCTAAATAATATATTAGGTACTAATAAATTACAGTTTATAATTTTTACTAGCATTAATGCTATTAAAGCTTTTGCAGAATTGAGCAACATCAGAGATATCTTAGTACTGACTGTTGGTAGTTCAACGGCTAGACAAGCTAAAACAATAGGATTTAAGCAAGTAATTACAGTTAATAAAGATGCAACCGAGCTACTACATTATATAAGAAGAAATTTTATTCCTTCGAAAGGTATGGTGCTGTATCCTCATGGTAAAATTATTTCTCTAGACATAATGGCGATATTAAAGAAAGATGGCTTTGACGTGCGAGATAGAGTAGTATATGATACTTTACCGGTAAAATGTTTATCTAATCATTTAATTGATATGATTAATTCTCGATATATTACATCTGCATTGTTTTTTTCTGCAGAAACTGCTAGAATTTTTATATCTCTGGTAAGGCAAGCAGATATAGGGCAAATGTTTAATTCTATAACAGCTTTTAGTTTAAGTGCTAATATTACTAAGATTTTAGAAAGTTTACCATGGAAGTCTATATATACTTCTTCTAGGCCTACTGAAAACTCTCTATTACAATTACTTGAGGATAAATTATGA
- the prsE gene encoding Type I secretion system membrane fusion protein PrsE has protein sequence MLQNKNQQDTEQDLKIHNLSFVNKLIVKAGNITKNDKVKHYLFVILRNIDKSIDFIIRERPHKYERSDILQNARSPIVFGIWVLILTFGVFGLWATLAPLDSAVIAPGKIVVDSNRKTIQHLEGGIIEKIYVKDGDHVKAGDPLILLSAARAKSELDSLISQERALKAQEDRLIAERDQTETIKFSPELLSHLNIPEIKTNIEGQTNIFNTRKKFINEKIDIIHKKIEQHKNEISSYQSQKESAMAQLKINEEQLRILDPLVKKGTYQKFKFQDLQSRVAALRGNMGEYTGRISQAEQQINGLQIEMINTTTTILNEVAKELRDTQVQLSTIHEKIKAATDILDRIMIIAPQDGVVHDLKFHTLGGVIPPGGIIVDIVPEKDQLVIEAQVRPQDISHIHVGFIAHVRLGAYKSRNTPLVDGKVVYISPDILVDKQQMNPQPHYVARIEIDKSQFIDNPRLKDIELLPGMPADVYVVTGTRTLLRYLLDPLTDSLNKSLREA, from the coding sequence ATGTTACAGAATAAAAATCAGCAAGACACAGAACAAGATTTAAAAATTCATAACCTAAGCTTTGTTAATAAACTTATTGTTAAAGCTGGAAATATCACAAAAAATGATAAAGTTAAACATTATCTGTTTGTTATACTACGCAATATAGATAAATCTATAGATTTCATTATTAGGGAACGGCCACACAAATATGAAAGAAGCGATATATTACAAAATGCACGTTCACCTATTGTTTTTGGTATATGGGTTCTTATTTTAACGTTTGGGGTATTTGGCTTATGGGCTACTCTTGCTCCACTTGACAGTGCTGTTATCGCACCTGGAAAAATAGTTGTAGATAGCAATCGGAAAACTATCCAACATCTAGAGGGAGGCATTATTGAAAAAATCTATGTTAAAGACGGAGACCATGTAAAAGCTGGAGATCCTCTAATTTTATTAAGTGCAGCACGTGCAAAATCAGAATTAGATTCTTTAATCAGTCAAGAGCGCGCTCTTAAAGCGCAGGAAGATAGATTAATTGCTGAACGAGATCAAACTGAAACCATAAAATTCTCTCCAGAATTATTATCACACCTTAACATACCAGAAATTAAAACTAATATAGAAGGCCAAACTAATATTTTTAATACTAGAAAAAAATTTATTAATGAAAAAATTGATATTATACACAAAAAAATTGAGCAACATAAAAATGAAATTAGCAGTTATCAATCTCAAAAAGAATCAGCTATGGCTCAATTAAAAATAAACGAAGAACAATTAAGAATTTTAGATCCTTTGGTTAAAAAAGGTACATATCAAAAATTTAAATTTCAAGACCTACAATCACGTGTTGCCGCCCTACGCGGCAATATGGGAGAATATACCGGACGTATTTCCCAAGCAGAACAACAAATTAATGGTTTGCAAATTGAAATGATAAATACTACTACAACTATTTTAAATGAGGTAGCAAAAGAACTACGAGATACCCAAGTGCAGCTTTCAACCATACATGAAAAAATTAAAGCTGCTACCGATATATTAGATAGAATAATGATCATAGCTCCTCAAGATGGTGTAGTACATGATTTAAAATTCCATACTCTAGGGGGCGTTATTCCACCTGGGGGTATCATTGTAGATATAGTACCAGAAAAAGACCAATTAGTTATAGAAGCACAAGTCAGGCCTCAGGATATTAGCCATATTCATGTAGGATTTATTGCACATGTAAGACTTGGCGCATATAAAAGTCGTAATACACCTTTGGTAGATGGAAAAGTAGTATACATCTCTCCTGATATATTGGTAGATAAACAACAAATGAATCCTCAACCTCATTATGTGGCACGTATTGAAATAGATAAATCACAATTTATAGACAATCCTAGATTAAAGGATATAGAGTTATTGCCTGGTATGCCTGCAGATGTATACGTAGTCACAGGAACACGTACTTTACTTAGGTATTTACTTGATCCTCTTACAGATAGTTTAAATAAATCGTTGCGTGAAGCCTAA
- the dsbE gene encoding Cytochrome c biogenesis protein CcmG produces the protein MRILYHLPLYFFAATSILIAIKFFNTSSYQSPLIGTKIKDFSLVSNLHPERSFTSGQLKHQLCIINFFASWCNYCRSEHGFLFSLNSHSKIPIYGIAVRDNPVNLKKFLDNYGNPYQDIGNDSLGHIAIEFGIKGFPETILINKEGIIIYHTRGALTRQLYEKEMAPLIEKELKKDI, from the coding sequence ATGCGTATTCTTTATCATTTACCTTTATATTTTTTTGCAGCTACTAGCATATTAATAGCCATAAAATTTTTTAATACCTCTTCCTATCAATCACCCTTAATTGGAACAAAAATTAAAGATTTTTCGTTAGTATCCAATCTACATCCTGAGCGCTCATTTACTTCTGGACAACTTAAACATCAATTATGTATAATTAACTTTTTTGCATCTTGGTGTAATTATTGCCGCAGTGAACATGGCTTTCTTTTTTCACTTAACTCCCATAGTAAAATACCAATTTATGGTATAGCTGTTCGTGATAATCCCGTAAATCTAAAAAAATTTTTAGACAATTATGGTAACCCATATCAAGATATAGGTAATGATTCACTCGGACATATTGCGATAGAGTTTGGTATCAAAGGTTTTCCAGAAACTATTTTGATCAATAAAGAAGGTATAATTATATATCATACAAGAGGTGCCTTAACCAGACAACTATATGAAAAAGAAATGGCACCACTGATTGAAAAAGAATTAAAAAAGGATATATAG
- the ccmF gene encoding Cytochrome c-type biogenesis protein CcmF: MIAELGAFSLIIACILAWASASMLLLIPFKRAEHIAQVTTQTIILQCMFSILAFIILVYSFIISDFSIALVAKHSHTLKPLLYKITGTWGNHEGSMMLWVLELSIITTLFALTSNIPPLDKTIILSIQSLLIGIFLLFLIYTSNPFTRVFGIQDGLGLNPLLQDIGLAIHPPILYLGYTSCSIPFSLAILALLKADLKIYIAYIMRPWITLAWLSLGAGIGLGSWWAYRELGWGGFWFWDPVENASLMPWLTSTALLHSIIVSIKQNALKNWSIFLAIITLTLSILGTFLVRSGILLSVHSFASDPTRGIFILIILAFITIGSLLIFAVKSHRIFSVPVILNSKSGYILFATLFLVYGCFVVLWGTLYPIFYSLFTDQQISVAEHYFGITFIPLIPIILFLASLAPYLKWVKHSITKITLYKFIFSLFSSILTITILYYYFKIYTIISMLLLFSSTILIVNMCMLFLTRIKLFEVSVSNTIYNIVLLPQSFLAMIIGHIAFAIMVIAITLNANLRIDTEQALTVGEKIQFAHYNSTLKKIDYGSDNNYFYKRAKLYISDKLGNEITTLYPEIRFYPVEQTKTTESAIYMHGHSDLYAILGDSNHNELKIPIRIYYQPMINWLWGSIILITISGIVAIIGQIAKIKFIKYNN; the protein is encoded by the coding sequence ATGATCGCAGAATTGGGTGCATTCTCACTAATTATTGCTTGCATCTTAGCATGGGCGAGTGCTAGTATGCTGCTTCTAATACCTTTTAAAAGGGCAGAACATATCGCCCAGGTAACAACTCAAACTATCATACTACAGTGTATGTTTAGTATACTGGCATTTATAATATTAGTTTATTCTTTTATTATTTCTGACTTTTCTATAGCTCTTGTAGCCAAGCATTCTCATACTCTTAAACCTCTACTATATAAGATAACTGGTACATGGGGTAATCATGAAGGTTCGATGATGTTATGGGTATTAGAACTTTCGATAATTACTACTTTATTTGCTCTCACAAGTAATATCCCTCCTTTAGATAAAACTATTATCTTATCTATACAGTCGTTATTAATCGGAATATTTTTATTATTTTTAATTTATACTTCTAATCCATTTACACGTGTTTTTGGCATACAAGATGGTTTAGGTTTGAACCCTTTATTACAAGATATAGGCCTTGCAATTCATCCTCCCATTTTATACTTAGGCTATACCAGCTGTTCAATACCATTTTCTCTAGCGATACTTGCTTTGCTAAAAGCAGATTTAAAAATATATATAGCTTATATAATGCGTCCTTGGATTACTTTAGCATGGTTATCCCTTGGAGCTGGCATAGGGCTAGGAAGTTGGTGGGCTTATCGTGAATTAGGCTGGGGTGGTTTCTGGTTTTGGGATCCAGTCGAAAATGCATCTTTAATGCCTTGGCTCACCTCAACCGCATTACTTCATTCAATTATAGTATCTATCAAACAAAATGCCTTAAAAAATTGGTCAATTTTTCTTGCCATTATTACCCTAACTTTAAGCATACTTGGTACTTTCTTAGTGAGATCTGGTATTTTACTCTCGGTACATAGCTTTGCTAGCGACCCTACACGAGGTATATTTATATTAATCATTTTAGCCTTTATTACTATAGGATCTCTACTCATTTTTGCAGTTAAGTCTCATAGAATATTTTCTGTACCAGTTATATTAAACTCTAAGTCAGGATATATATTATTTGCTACTTTATTTCTTGTATATGGATGTTTTGTAGTGCTATGGGGAACTTTATATCCAATATTTTATTCACTCTTTACAGATCAACAAATTAGTGTAGCAGAACATTATTTTGGTATTACTTTTATTCCATTAATACCCATAATATTATTCCTTGCCTCACTTGCTCCTTACCTAAAATGGGTAAAACATTCCATTACAAAAATTACACTATATAAATTTATCTTTTCATTATTTAGTTCAATTCTAACTATCACTATTTTATATTATTACTTTAAAATTTATACTATTATATCCATGCTACTTTTATTTAGTAGTACTATCTTAATAGTAAATATGTGTATGTTATTTCTCACACGTATTAAGCTTTTTGAAGTTTCTGTATCAAATACTATCTATAATATTGTATTATTACCTCAATCTTTTTTAGCTATGATTATAGGACATATAGCATTTGCTATTATGGTCATAGCCATTACTTTAAATGCCAATTTACGGATAGATACTGAACAAGCTTTAACTGTAGGAGAAAAAATACAATTTGCTCATTATAATAGTACCTTAAAGAAAATAGATTATGGTTCTGATAATAATTATTTTTATAAACGAGCTAAGCTTTATATATCAGATAAATTAGGTAATGAAATCACTACCTTATATCCAGAAATCAGATTTTATCCTGTAGAACAAACTAAAACTACTGAAAGCGCAATTTATATGCATGGTCACTCTGATTTATATGCCATTTTAGGAGACAGCAATCATAATGAACTTAAAATACCAATACGCATATATTATCAACCTATGATTAATTGGTTGTGGGGCAGTATAATATTAATTACAATTAGCGGTATAGTAGCTATAATTGGACAAATTGCTAAAATTAAATTTATTAAATATAATAATTAG
- a CDS encoding hypothetical protein (Uncharacterized protein conserved in bacteria), with the protein MKNKYSLLVYLLLLICVVAFIGVEGVRYFSAMLTQKISPLEQKLSELSTQINESKIEDNNIANVISPKLEAQETAPIPTKKEQDVSYNTGCEKLLQLIIDSYKLLKAVKTGQFYNELAVLKSVVVDDTILKEKLNILTKYSDRGVYTLEHLQNTFKVLSKQILHSINDIATEDEVTKPNKILSFLQQMVIVQKTAQVNNLEHVTKLLDTVSAVVMAGNLEEALKILKQLPNNYVITIHDWVENAERFLIVNKTAEEIYEHIIFSY; encoded by the coding sequence ATGAAAAATAAATATAGTCTTCTTGTTTATTTGCTATTACTAATATGTGTAGTCGCCTTTATTGGGGTAGAAGGAGTAAGATATTTTTCTGCTATGCTTACACAGAAGATTAGTCCACTAGAGCAAAAATTATCTGAATTATCTACTCAGATAAATGAGTCTAAAATAGAAGATAATAATATTGCAAATGTAATATCTCCTAAGCTAGAAGCACAAGAAACAGCTCCTATACCTACAAAAAAAGAACAAGATGTAAGTTATAATACGGGCTGTGAAAAGTTATTACAGTTAATAATAGATAGCTATAAATTATTAAAAGCAGTAAAAACTGGACAGTTTTATAATGAATTAGCGGTATTAAAGAGTGTAGTAGTTGATGATACAATATTAAAAGAAAAGTTGAATATTCTTACCAAATATTCGGATCGCGGGGTGTATACATTAGAGCATTTGCAAAATACATTCAAAGTACTCTCTAAGCAGATATTGCATAGTATTAATGATATAGCGACTGAAGATGAAGTAACAAAGCCTAATAAAATTCTATCATTTTTGCAGCAAATGGTAATAGTACAAAAGACTGCACAAGTTAATAATCTTGAGCATGTTACAAAATTGCTAGATACAGTTTCAGCAGTAGTAATGGCAGGTAATTTAGAAGAGGCATTAAAGATATTAAAGCAGCTACCTAATAATTATGTTATAACTATACATGATTGGGTAGAAAATGCAGAAAGATTTTTAATTGTGAATAAAACAGCAGAAGAAATATATGAGCATATCATTTTCAGTTATTAA
- a CDS encoding Ferredoxin, 2Fe-2S encodes MIEQNYYKKHAFICTNLKENGQCCGKHAISKELALKLKNITKERNISGHNAVRISFSGCLGRCKEGPVAVLYPEGRWFNLLSEEDVNNLINMVLTV; translated from the coding sequence ATGATAGAACAAAATTACTATAAAAAACATGCTTTTATTTGCACTAATCTTAAAGAAAATGGCCAATGCTGTGGTAAGCATGCTATATCTAAGGAACTTGCTCTGAAACTAAAAAATATTACCAAAGAACGTAATATTTCTGGCCATAATGCAGTACGCATCTCATTTTCTGGATGTCTTGGTAGGTGTAAGGAAGGACCTGTTGCAGTTTTATATCCTGAAGGCAGGTGGTTTAATTTGCTTTCTGAAGAAGACGTAAATAACCTTATTAATATGGTTTTGACAGTATAA
- the algA gene encoding Alginate biosynthesis protein AlgA, with product MHAIILSGGVGSRLWPVSRELYPKPFIRLSDNQSFLQKVLIRCMNIQTIKSITNVTNSQFLFKVKDEYNEIIDEQEKDFDINYLLEPFGRNTAAAIAAVTLYIVELYGENSTLLVLPSDHIISDQQAFNTAILEAESLTKQGKIVVFGIKPNKPETGYGYIESLNTYQVSRFVEKPSQEQAEIYLNSGNFLWNSGIFCFSAKIMLQEMVQHCPDILESVKYCINNSRTLKGKKVHQLNIDAISFSKVREESIDYAVMEKSSNLAVVSCNIGWKDVGTWNAMSELENSDNLGNIINGETVLHNVTNCYISSSTRVVGAVGIDNLLVIDTPDALLIANKDSAQDVKSVYAQLKYNQHEAHKLHKTVHRPWGTYTILEESSKFKIKRIEINPNASLSLQLHKYRSEHWVVVNGQARVINGDQEIILNVNESTYIPAGAKHRLSNMSFKEKLVIIEIQTGNYLGEDDIVRFDDIYGRVANV from the coding sequence ATGCATGCAATTATTTTGTCAGGTGGAGTAGGCAGCCGTCTTTGGCCTGTCTCGCGCGAGCTTTATCCTAAGCCTTTTATTAGGTTATCTGATAATCAGAGCTTTTTGCAAAAAGTACTTATACGTTGTATGAATATACAGACTATAAAAAGTATTACTAATGTTACAAATAGTCAGTTTCTGTTTAAAGTAAAAGATGAATATAATGAAATTATTGATGAGCAAGAAAAAGATTTTGATATTAACTACTTATTAGAACCTTTTGGCCGCAACACAGCAGCGGCAATTGCCGCTGTTACTTTGTATATTGTAGAGCTTTATGGGGAAAATTCGACCTTATTAGTACTACCCTCTGACCATATTATATCAGATCAACAGGCGTTTAATACAGCAATTTTAGAGGCTGAGTCCTTAACAAAACAAGGTAAAATTGTAGTATTTGGTATAAAGCCTAATAAACCTGAAACTGGATATGGTTATATAGAAAGTTTAAATACTTATCAAGTTTCTAGGTTTGTAGAAAAACCATCACAAGAACAGGCAGAAATTTATTTAAATTCTGGAAATTTTCTTTGGAATTCTGGTATATTTTGCTTTTCAGCTAAGATAATGCTGCAAGAGATGGTACAACATTGTCCTGATATTTTAGAAAGTGTAAAATATTGTATTAATAATTCACGAACTCTTAAAGGTAAGAAAGTGCATCAATTGAATATAGATGCAATAAGTTTTTCTAAGGTTAGAGAAGAATCTATAGATTATGCTGTGATGGAGAAATCTTCTAATCTTGCGGTAGTTTCGTGTAATATTGGTTGGAAAGATGTAGGAACATGGAATGCCATGAGTGAACTAGAAAATAGTGATAATTTAGGTAATATCATAAATGGCGAGACTGTATTACATAATGTTACAAATTGTTATATTAGTAGCAGTACAAGAGTTGTAGGGGCAGTTGGTATAGATAATTTATTAGTTATAGATACCCCAGATGCATTATTAATAGCAAATAAAGATAGTGCGCAAGATGTGAAAAGTGTATACGCTCAGCTAAAATACAATCAACATGAAGCACATAAATTGCATAAAACTGTACATAGACCTTGGGGCACATATACAATATTAGAAGAATCTAGTAAGTTTAAGATAAAGAGAATAGAAATAAATCCTAATGCCAGTTTAAGTTTACAGCTGCATAAATATAGATCAGAACATTGGGTAGTAGTAAATGGCCAAGCACGAGTTATTAATGGAGATCAGGAAATTATTCTTAATGTTAATGAATCTACCTATATTCCTGCAGGAGCTAAACATAGACTTAGTAACATGTCATTTAAAGAGAAGTTAGTAATAATCGAAATTCAGACAGGTAACTATTTAGGAGAAGATGATATAGTACGGTTTGATGATATTTATGGTAGAGTTGCTAATGTATGA